One region of Flavobacterium sp. KACC 22763 genomic DNA includes:
- the porV gene encoding type IX secretion system outer membrane channel protein PorV, with translation MKKLSLLLICIFSIYTSKAQESRPIVTGVPFLLVAADARAAGLADQGVATSADVFSQQWNPAKYAFSEDAQGLSISYTPYLTDLANDISLGQVTYYNKINERSAFAGSFRYFGFGGIELRYTGDPNEAVREVNPNEFALDGSYSLKLSEEFSMAVAARFINSNLKVASEEVDATSASSFAVDVAAFYQSEEIAYQDFNGRWRAGINLQNMGPKISYDNDNVSSNFLPANLRLGGGFDFIFDDYNKLTLSAELTKLLVPTPPGIGTPVDVNGDGDFDDPEDISQQEATDIGYRNYNDIGWFEGMFKSFGDAPGGFKEEMKEVTYSIAGEYMYQDAFAFRLGYYHESPEKGAKQFFSLGAGFKYNIMKIDVSYLFSASKIKNPLENTLRFSLTFNFGDKYDTY, from the coding sequence ATGAAAAAACTATCACTTTTACTAATTTGTATTTTTAGCATTTACACCTCAAAGGCCCAGGAATCAAGGCCTATTGTTACTGGAGTACCTTTTTTATTAGTCGCTGCTGATGCTAGAGCAGCTGGTTTGGCAGATCAAGGTGTAGCCACTTCTGCCGACGTTTTCTCACAACAATGGAACCCTGCCAAGTATGCATTTTCTGAAGATGCACAAGGCCTTTCCATCAGTTACACCCCTTATTTGACAGATCTCGCCAATGATATTTCGCTAGGTCAGGTTACGTATTACAACAAAATCAACGAGCGAAGTGCATTTGCAGGAAGTTTTCGTTATTTTGGTTTTGGAGGAATCGAGTTGAGATACACTGGAGACCCAAATGAAGCGGTGCGAGAAGTAAATCCAAACGAATTTGCTTTAGACGGATCATACTCACTTAAATTAAGTGAAGAGTTCTCTATGGCAGTTGCTGCTCGTTTTATTAACTCGAATTTAAAAGTCGCTTCAGAAGAAGTTGATGCCACATCTGCAAGTTCATTTGCGGTAGACGTAGCTGCTTTTTACCAATCGGAAGAAATTGCTTATCAAGATTTCAACGGTAGATGGAGAGCTGGTATCAACCTTCAGAATATGGGGCCAAAAATCAGTTATGATAATGACAATGTAAGTTCAAACTTCCTACCAGCTAATTTAAGATTAGGAGGAGGATTTGACTTTATTTTTGATGATTACAACAAACTTACTTTAAGCGCTGAACTTACTAAACTTTTAGTTCCAACTCCTCCAGGAATCGGAACACCTGTAGATGTAAATGGTGACGGAGACTTTGATGACCCTGAAGATATTTCTCAACAAGAAGCAACAGATATCGGCTATAGAAATTATAATGATATTGGCTGGTTTGAAGGAATGTTCAAATCTTTTGGAGATGCACCAGGCGGATTTAAAGAAGAAATGAAAGAAGTAACCTACAGTATCGCTGGAGAATATATGTATCAAGATGCTTTTGCATTCCGTTTAGGATACTACCACGAAAGCCCAGAAAAAGGTGCTAAACAATTTTTCTCTTTAGGAGCAGGATTTAAATACAACATTATGAAAATTGATGTTTCGTACTTATTCTCAGCATCTAAAATAAAAAACCCGTTAGAAAACACGCTTCGTTTCTCTTTAACGTTTAACTTTGGAGACAAATACGACACTTATTAA
- a CDS encoding UDP-N-acetylmuramoyl-tripeptide--D-alanyl-D-alanine ligase codes for MNIQDIHNLFLQCSSLSIDTRKIENNSMFFAIKGENFDANTFAKEALDLGALFVVIDNESYFIDDRTILVENSLQTLQELAKFHRTYLALPIVALTGSNGKTTTKELINVVLSKKFKTKATIGNLNNHIGVPLTLLSFTKETEIGIVEMGANHQKEIEFLCQIAQPDFGYITNFGKAHLEGFGGVEGVIAGKSEMYQYLAANQKIVFVNLEDPIQIEKSKGIKSFTFGVKKENADLNIQSITANPFVAIEYNDFAIESHLIGLYNANNINAAAAIGKYFDVKESDIKSAIENYIPANNRSQMMQKGSNEIILDAYNANPSSMAVAITNFLQLDKKNKIMVLGDMFELGDESLYEHKVIVDSLANQNDAQCFLLGKSFFANKISNENIQFFETFDAFAEFLKTFKFDSNMILIKGSRGMALERTLDYI; via the coding sequence ATGAATATTCAAGACATTCATAACTTGTTTTTACAGTGCAGTTCTTTATCTATTGATACTAGAAAGATTGAAAATAATTCGATGTTTTTTGCTATCAAAGGAGAGAATTTCGACGCTAATACATTTGCCAAAGAAGCATTAGACTTAGGCGCTTTATTTGTCGTTATTGACAACGAATCTTATTTTATTGATGATAGGACTATCTTGGTGGAAAATAGTCTGCAAACACTTCAGGAATTAGCAAAATTCCATAGAACTTATTTAGCGTTACCGATTGTTGCTTTGACAGGAAGTAATGGAAAAACAACGACAAAAGAATTAATCAATGTTGTGTTGTCAAAAAAGTTTAAAACAAAAGCGACTATTGGCAATTTAAACAATCATATTGGCGTGCCATTAACTTTGCTTTCGTTTACAAAAGAAACAGAGATTGGAATTGTCGAAATGGGAGCCAATCATCAAAAAGAAATCGAATTTCTATGTCAGATTGCGCAACCTGATTTTGGATACATAACTAATTTCGGAAAAGCGCACTTGGAAGGTTTTGGTGGAGTTGAAGGAGTAATTGCTGGTAAAAGCGAAATGTATCAGTACCTTGCCGCAAACCAGAAAATTGTTTTTGTAAATCTAGAAGATCCTATTCAGATTGAAAAATCAAAAGGGATAAAATCATTTACTTTTGGAGTAAAAAAGGAAAATGCAGATTTAAATATTCAGAGTATTACCGCAAATCCTTTTGTGGCTATAGAGTACAATGATTTTGCTATAGAATCGCATTTAATCGGACTTTATAATGCTAATAATATTAATGCAGCAGCAGCAATTGGAAAGTATTTTGATGTAAAAGAAAGCGATATAAAGAGCGCTATTGAAAATTATATCCCAGCAAACAATAGATCTCAGATGATGCAAAAAGGATCAAATGAGATTATTTTGGATGCTTATAATGCTAATCCTAGCAGTATGGCTGTTGCTATTACCAATTTTCTACAATTAGACAAGAAAAATAAGATTATGGTTCTTGGAGATATGTTCGAATTAGGCGACGAAAGCCTTTATGAGCATAAGGTTATTGTCGATTCTTTAGCAAATCAGAATGATGCTCAATGCTTCTTATTGGGTAAATCTTTTTTTGCTAACAAGATTTCGAATGAGAATATTCAGTTTTTTGAGACATTTGATGCCTTTGCTGAATTCCTAAAGACCTTCAAGTTCGATTCTAATATGATATTAATAAAAGGTTCGCGAGGCATGGCCTTAGAAAGAACGTTAGATTATATTTAA
- the porU gene encoding type IX secretion system sortase PorU, giving the protein MKQAFLIYFFLIPILSFSQTNGTITIDWQNKKEVNYGENKITIPYFSGSSFRFDITKKSIILLQNLNQSGISAGSSAQISNIVYESISRTDLGDLTPENIPEKPNESVIVTNARDIQYSFLSLSPIIKEGNSYKRIKSFSYFINNTTARTASVSSFQKSAAIVNSVLASGDWYRFYIQKSGVYKIDRSFLQSLGFDASKVDPRRIKIYGNGGRMLPLANSAYYPNDLTENAIQIAGENDGVFNNEDYILFYAEGTDNWNSESQTNINLYDNKSYYYITVSGGDGKRIQNLNQPTGNSTLELNTFDDYQYHEIDQTNIVHLGRQWLGESFDINQEQEFTFSFPNLDTSVPVKIELSAAAASLTPTSFAITANGQSVGSISFPSLIANSDTKYTIGKLPANAQFTGTDNIKIKLTYNNNGVPGSKGYLDYINLTAKRKLLGTGKQFHFQYNAAGSTAGIANYTIGNASGITQIWDVTDLYNASKIENTNLPSFSFKANLGEVKKYIAIDPSDYYAPLKENQSKIANQNLKGTLFRNSQNIFQDIDYVIITPKSLASQAERLANFHRTNSHLNVKVIALENIYQEFSSGKQDIVAIRNCIKYIYDNASSTERKVRYINLFGDASYDYKDRISNNTNIVPIYQSLISNTVGEASFASDDFYGLMDTNEGVVIPSLAGIDIALGRMLVSDNAQAQEMVNKVLEYHDTKSYGNWRNNVVLISDDSDKAGDQTLQANQNALADQIATEKPFFNIDKIFLDAYTQEASAGGSRYPKARTDFFNAFEKGALIFNYLGHGGEDGLASERIWEKSDGQNLTNQYKYPLFITITCEFSRFDDPTRPTAGEYVYWNPKGGAISMLTTVREIGQTNAEEFNRTINKNLLSYGSNQYNTIAESLRISKNENPSSSSNVVFYIGDPALMLAIPKPRINLTKVNDIVISQAIPDLKSLSKIKISGEITDENNILLSNYNGELATAIFDKLITNTTLNNDGFSPPMQFKTLGETIFRGNASVTNGQFEFSFVVPRDIRIPVDNGRISFYSKKNESLENQTGYNNTIKIGGINENAPQDNISPKVKLYMNDETFVSGGITNESPFLLAFLEDENGINTASGIGHDIVAILDGDVSNPYILNDYYQTKLDDYTNGNLRFPFRNLAPGLHTVSFTAWDVYNNPVTSEIQFTVVGDDSLTLSHVLNYPNPFSTYTQFWFSHNRPYEPLDVQVQVMTITGKVVWTKNQTVTTEGFLSREITWDGRDDFGDRIGKGVYIYKLTVKSNLTNKKAEKYEKLVIL; this is encoded by the coding sequence ATGAAGCAAGCATTTCTAATTTACTTTTTTTTAATTCCAATTCTCTCGTTTTCACAGACAAATGGGACTATAACAATCGATTGGCAAAACAAAAAAGAGGTAAATTATGGCGAAAACAAAATCACAATTCCATACTTCTCAGGAAGCAGTTTTCGCTTCGACATTACAAAAAAAAGCATAATATTGCTTCAAAATCTAAATCAATCTGGCATTTCAGCTGGCAGTTCTGCGCAAATTAGCAACATTGTTTACGAATCAATTTCCAGAACAGATTTAGGCGATTTAACACCTGAAAACATCCCTGAAAAACCAAACGAATCGGTAATTGTGACCAACGCAAGAGACATACAATATTCTTTCCTTTCTTTGTCTCCTATAATTAAAGAAGGAAACAGCTACAAACGAATAAAGTCCTTTTCTTACTTTATTAACAATACAACCGCACGAACTGCATCTGTTTCCTCGTTTCAAAAATCTGCCGCAATTGTAAATTCTGTTTTGGCTTCTGGAGATTGGTATCGCTTTTATATTCAGAAATCAGGAGTTTATAAAATAGACAGGTCTTTTTTACAAAGCTTAGGTTTCGACGCATCTAAAGTTGATCCGAGAAGAATCAAAATCTATGGAAACGGAGGACGAATGCTTCCTCTTGCCAACAGTGCTTATTATCCTAATGATTTAACAGAAAACGCAATTCAGATAGCTGGCGAAAACGACGGTGTTTTTAACAATGAAGATTATATTCTTTTTTATGCTGAAGGAACTGACAACTGGAATTCCGAAAGCCAAACCAACATTAACTTATACGACAACAAGTCCTATTATTATATCACCGTTTCTGGCGGTGATGGAAAGCGAATTCAGAACCTAAATCAACCGACAGGAAACAGCACTTTAGAGTTAAACACGTTTGATGACTATCAATACCATGAAATTGACCAAACCAACATTGTGCATCTTGGACGTCAATGGCTCGGAGAATCATTTGACATTAATCAAGAGCAGGAGTTCACTTTTAGTTTTCCAAATCTTGACACTTCTGTACCTGTGAAAATAGAGTTAAGCGCAGCCGCTGCGTCTTTAACGCCTACTTCTTTTGCCATAACAGCCAACGGACAAAGCGTAGGTTCTATAAGCTTCCCATCTTTAATAGCTAACTCTGACACGAAATACACAATAGGCAAACTCCCTGCAAATGCTCAATTTACTGGAACAGACAATATCAAAATAAAACTTACTTATAATAATAATGGTGTTCCAGGATCAAAAGGCTATTTAGATTACATCAACCTAACTGCAAAACGAAAACTTTTAGGCACAGGAAAACAATTTCATTTTCAATACAACGCTGCGGGTTCTACAGCTGGAATTGCCAATTATACAATTGGAAACGCATCAGGAATAACTCAAATCTGGGACGTTACAGACCTATACAATGCTTCTAAAATTGAAAACACCAATCTGCCTTCTTTTAGCTTTAAAGCTAATTTAGGAGAGGTTAAAAAATACATTGCAATAGATCCTTCTGATTATTACGCTCCATTAAAAGAAAATCAGTCAAAAATTGCCAATCAGAATTTAAAAGGAACACTTTTTAGAAACAGCCAAAATATTTTTCAGGATATTGATTATGTTATAATAACTCCAAAATCTTTAGCTTCTCAAGCCGAGAGATTGGCCAATTTCCATAGAACAAACTCCCATTTAAATGTAAAAGTTATTGCATTAGAAAACATCTATCAAGAATTTTCTTCTGGCAAACAAGATATTGTCGCTATCAGAAATTGTATCAAATATATTTATGACAATGCTTCGTCTACAGAGAGAAAAGTACGCTACATAAATCTATTCGGAGATGCTTCGTATGATTACAAAGACAGAATTTCGAATAACACTAATATTGTACCTATATATCAATCCTTAATAAGTAATACCGTAGGTGAAGCTTCATTTGCTTCTGATGATTTTTACGGATTGATGGACACTAACGAAGGAGTTGTCATTCCGTCTCTTGCCGGAATTGATATTGCCTTAGGAAGAATGTTAGTTTCAGACAATGCGCAAGCGCAGGAAATGGTAAATAAAGTTTTAGAATATCATGACACAAAATCTTATGGGAACTGGCGAAACAATGTAGTTTTAATTAGCGATGACTCCGACAAAGCAGGCGACCAGACTTTACAAGCAAACCAAAATGCTCTTGCAGATCAAATCGCGACTGAAAAACCTTTTTTCAATATCGACAAAATTTTTCTAGACGCTTACACTCAAGAAGCTTCTGCAGGCGGATCGAGATACCCAAAAGCAAGAACCGACTTTTTTAATGCTTTTGAAAAAGGTGCCCTAATATTTAATTATTTAGGACATGGCGGCGAGGATGGATTGGCCAGCGAAAGAATTTGGGAGAAATCTGATGGACAAAACCTTACCAATCAATACAAATATCCACTATTCATTACAATCACATGTGAATTTTCTCGTTTTGACGATCCAACAAGACCTACAGCTGGAGAATATGTGTATTGGAATCCAAAAGGAGGTGCAATTTCAATGCTGACTACAGTTCGCGAAATCGGACAGACAAACGCCGAAGAATTCAACAGAACAATTAACAAAAACCTTCTTTCTTATGGCTCAAATCAATACAATACTATTGCAGAATCCTTAAGAATATCCAAAAATGAAAATCCGAGCTCTTCTAGCAATGTTGTATTTTATATCGGCGATCCCGCTTTAATGCTCGCTATTCCAAAACCGAGAATTAATTTAACAAAAGTAAACGATATTGTGATTTCGCAAGCAATTCCTGATTTGAAATCATTGTCAAAAATTAAAATTTCAGGAGAAATCACAGACGAAAACAACATCCTTTTAAGCAATTATAATGGAGAATTGGCTACCGCTATATTTGACAAATTAATTACGAATACCACTTTAAATAATGACGGTTTTAGCCCTCCAATGCAATTTAAGACTCTTGGCGAAACCATTTTTAGAGGAAATGCATCAGTTACCAACGGTCAATTTGAATTTAGCTTTGTTGTTCCTAGAGACATTAGAATCCCTGTTGACAATGGCAGAATCAGCTTTTATTCAAAAAAAAATGAATCATTAGAAAACCAAACTGGCTATAATAATACCATAAAAATTGGAGGAATTAACGAAAATGCACCTCAGGACAATATAAGTCCAAAAGTGAAGTTATATATGAACGATGAAACTTTTGTATCTGGTGGAATTACAAATGAATCGCCATTTCTTTTGGCTTTTTTAGAAGATGAGAACGGAATTAATACAGCAAGCGGAATCGGACATGATATTGTCGCTATTTTAGATGGAGACGTAAGTAATCCTTACATTTTGAATGATTATTATCAGACAAAATTAGATGATTACACCAACGGAAATCTACGTTTTCCATTCCGAAATTTAGCTCCTGGACTGCATACCGTAAGTTTTACCGCTTGGGATGTTTACAATAATCCCGTTACGAGTGAGATTCAATTTACAGTTGTAGGAGATGATTCTTTGACATTATCACACGTTCTTAATTACCCAAATCCATTTTCAACTTATACACAATTTTGGTTTTCCCATAATAGACCTTATGAACCATTAGACGTACAAGTTCAGGTGATGACAATTACAGGAAAAGTAGTCTGGACAAAAAACCAAACTGTTACAACAGAAGGGTTTTTATCAAGAGAAATAACATGGGACGGAAGAGACGATTTTGGCGACAGAATCGGAAAAGGAGTATATATTTACAAACTGACTGTAAAATCGAATTTAACAAATAAAAAAGCAGAAAAATACGAAAAGCTTGTCATCCTATAA
- the gldJ gene encoding gliding motility lipoprotein GldJ, which produces MKVNKIVVLQLMMSMVLMLGTASCSKKSSSTHASRATGWDVDSQNGTAARNAGKKQQAGPGLVFVEGGTFTMGKVQDDVMHDWNNTPTQQHVQSFYMDETEVTNGMYLEYLEWLKKVFPPTEENYKNIYEGASPDTLVWRNRLGYNETMTNNYLRHPSYANYPVVGVNWIQAVEFSKWRTDRVNEAVLEKSGYLKKGAKTNDVNAENAFNTEGYLMSPSTSRGASEEIVLKKSPDGRKPKAGKDGVVPEQTNVYAQRSSGIILPEYRLPTEAEWEYAAAADVGQREYNIYKGQKKYPWSGDYTRSNKRKNKGDQLANFKQGNGDYGGIAGWSDDGADITNAVKSYAPNDFGLYDMAGNVAEWVADVYRPIIDNEANDFNYYRGNQYAKNKIGKDGKIEIVTTSTIKYDTLSNGKVIARNLPGEIAQVPVDEQETYLRTNFSTSDNINYRDGDKQSSRFFDFGDSESGPKADQAMYNSPKHNVTTDSLGKMIRKYDNSSKRTTLIDDKVRVYKGGSWRDRAYWLDPAQRRYFPQDMATDYIGFRCAMSRVGSKAEKRKSPRN; this is translated from the coding sequence ATGAAAGTAAACAAAATTGTAGTCTTGCAGTTAATGATGTCAATGGTATTGATGTTGGGCACGGCTAGTTGTAGCAAAAAATCGAGTTCCACTCACGCTTCTAGAGCTACTGGCTGGGATGTAGATAGTCAGAATGGAACTGCTGCCAGAAATGCAGGTAAAAAACAACAGGCTGGTCCTGGTTTGGTTTTTGTTGAAGGAGGTACGTTTACTATGGGTAAAGTACAGGATGATGTTATGCACGATTGGAATAACACGCCAACTCAACAACACGTTCAATCATTCTATATGGATGAAACCGAAGTTACGAACGGTATGTACTTAGAATACCTAGAGTGGTTAAAGAAAGTTTTTCCACCAACAGAAGAAAATTACAAAAACATTTACGAAGGAGCGTCTCCTGATACATTAGTTTGGAGAAATCGTTTAGGATATAACGAAACGATGACTAACAACTATTTAAGACACCCATCTTATGCTAACTATCCTGTAGTTGGTGTTAACTGGATTCAAGCTGTTGAATTTAGTAAATGGAGAACAGACCGTGTAAACGAGGCTGTTTTAGAGAAAAGCGGATATCTTAAAAAAGGAGCTAAAACAAATGATGTTAATGCTGAAAATGCATTTAATACGGAAGGATATTTAATGTCTCCAAGTACATCACGCGGTGCAAGCGAAGAAATCGTATTAAAGAAAAGCCCTGATGGAAGAAAACCAAAAGCAGGAAAAGACGGTGTAGTACCTGAACAGACAAATGTATATGCACAACGTTCTTCTGGAATTATTTTACCAGAATACAGGCTTCCTACTGAAGCAGAATGGGAATATGCTGCTGCTGCTGATGTTGGACAAAGAGAGTACAATATCTACAAAGGACAAAAGAAATATCCTTGGTCTGGAGATTACACACGTTCTAACAAACGTAAAAACAAAGGTGATCAATTGGCTAACTTTAAACAAGGAAACGGTGATTACGGTGGAATTGCAGGTTGGTCAGATGATGGAGCAGATATCACAAATGCTGTGAAAAGTTATGCGCCAAACGATTTCGGTCTATATGATATGGCAGGAAACGTTGCAGAATGGGTAGCTGACGTTTACAGACCTATTATTGATAACGAAGCAAATGATTTCAACTATTACAGAGGTAACCAATATGCTAAAAACAAAATTGGTAAAGATGGTAAAATCGAAATCGTTACAACATCTACTATTAAATATGACACTTTAAGTAACGGTAAAGTTATTGCAAGAAACCTTCCTGGAGAAATTGCACAAGTTCCAGTTGATGAGCAAGAAACATACTTGAGAACAAATTTCAGTACAAGCGATAACATCAACTACAGAGATGGTGACAAACAATCTTCTAGATTTTTTGATTTTGGTGATTCAGAGTCTGGACCTAAAGCAGATCAGGCAATGTACAACTCTCCTAAGCACAACGTTACAACAGACAGTTTAGGAAAAATGATCAGAAAATATGATAACTCTAGTAAACGTACAACTTTAATTGATGATAAAGTAAGAGTTTACAAAGGAGGATCGTGGAGAGATAGAGCTTACTGGTTAGATCCAGCTCAAAGAAGATACTTCCCTCAAGATATGGCAACAGATTATATTGGTTTCAGATGTGCAATGTCTAGAGTAGGTTCTAAAGCTGAAAAAAGAAAATCTCCTAGAAACTAA
- the cdd gene encoding cytidine deaminase: MKEINLTTSFTLFDNLNELPAEIQDLMNQAVEIRKKAYAPYSQFKVGAALLLDNGKVILGSNQENAAYPSGLCAERTAIFYAGSAYPEAKILKMAITAASDLNQTTAPIPPCGSCRQSIAEYEIKQDTPIEIYFMGEIGEIYKSSSLKNLLPLMFDKKFL; the protein is encoded by the coding sequence ATGAAAGAAATTAATTTAACCACTTCATTTACACTATTTGATAATTTAAATGAACTTCCAGCCGAAATTCAAGATTTAATGAACCAAGCTGTCGAAATCAGAAAAAAAGCTTACGCCCCTTATTCACAATTTAAAGTTGGCGCGGCTTTACTTTTAGATAATGGAAAAGTTATCTTAGGTTCTAATCAAGAAAATGCAGCTTATCCGTCTGGACTTTGCGCAGAACGCACTGCTATTTTTTATGCAGGAAGCGCATACCCGGAGGCCAAAATCTTAAAAATGGCAATTACAGCCGCTTCAGACCTCAATCAGACTACTGCCCCTATTCCGCCATGTGGATCGTGCCGACAATCAATCGCCGAATACGAAATAAAACAAGATACCCCTATTGAAATCTATTTTATGGGAGAAATTGGTGAAATTTATAAATCATCATCCCTAAAAAATTTGCTCCCATTGATGTTCGACAAAAAGTTCTTGTAA